Sequence from the Cololabis saira isolate AMF1-May2022 chromosome 9, fColSai1.1, whole genome shotgun sequence genome:
CGGTAAAAGGTATTACATAATAACTTTTTGGAGATGTTTTATTCTACATTTACAACAGAAAACGCTCTAAATGTGCTAAACTGATGCTTACCATTTCAAATGTTTCGGTGTACTGGGTGCGTCGGAGAAATTCGTCCGGCTGGAGTGGGCATCCGGAATTCAATAGTTCCGCATTTGGAGGGGGGTGATGGAGACAACAGCTCTCGGTCTGTTTAGTGTCCTTGTGGTTCTGTGTTTGTGTCCCTGATGGCAGAAGGACAAACGGAGTGCAACCTTTGTGGACCGGGTCCCTAATTATGGTAGGCAaggtaagtttatttgtacaggactgtttcagaaaattagaatattgtgattttctttaatgcaattacaaaaacaaaaatgtcatacattctggattcattacaaatcaactgaaatattgcaagccttttattattttaatattgctgatcatggcttacagcttaagaaaactcaaatatcctatctaaaaaaattagaatattctgggaaactTACTCTTAAActataagccataatcagcaatattaaaataataaaaggcttgcaatatttcagttgatttgaaatgaatccagaatgtatgacattttttttttttttttaattgcattacagaaaataaagaactttatcacaatattcgaattttctgagacagtcctgtatagcacaattcaacacaaggtaattcaaagtgctttacgtcaacattaaaagcagcaagacacaattaaacagtaaataacaaataaaatgaaacaaaatgatAAGAGAAGAGGTaagataataaaaagcacaagttgttaaaaagtaagggcagtagagtacagcaggtaagtatttaatttaagagtacgcttcagtgaacagtaatgtttttagccctgattaaaatatacattaaatgccataataggtcccctttaaaggagctgacagttggagcagacctcaggtctacaggaagtttgttccaccggtgaggagcagaataactgaacgctgcctcaccttgcttggttctggttcttgggacacacaacaaaccagatccagatgaacctcaggggtctcagagcttcatagggaactaacagatccagcatgtatttgggtccaagaccattcaggtctttgtagaccagcagtaagattttaaactctatcctttgactcactggaagccagtgtagtgatttcatgaccggtgtaatgtggtccagtttgttTGTAAGTACTCCGGCGTCGGCCAACTAGTCTTTTGGTTGGCTGGCTTATGTCGGGTTCACATTTGGGAATTTTTTTGTCTCGTTTTTAAAAGATTGCATCTCCCACTGACAAATATGGGTCTTATTCATTTTGGAGAGCAAtacaaaaatagataaataaaaagagaacaaaatggAATTGCTTGTTGACAGAACTTTGGTAGTGACATTTCCTTTCAGAGTTTTAACACAATTGTTGCTTATGAAGACAGCAACAAATCACAAAACTGCAAATTGGTTTTTAAGATCTGAGTGAACACTACACCTATCACATTCACTATTTGACACCTCGACAAATGATTTAAGAAAAACAAGAGATTCCAAGACAAATTTGGTCaacatgatttattttattttctccgGTGGATGGTGCACAAGAGGACGAGACATGTTCAAACAGAATACTGAAACACGGCTGCATCAATTACGCTGTTGTCCatttaattttggcaaaaaaacacagcacaaaaagaaaaatgtgaatCCCTCATGACTTTAACTGAATTTGTACCCAGAATGATGACTTTTAAGACGACAGAACAAACCTGGAAGAAAGAGGTGAGGACGCCCcgtcatacaaacacacactcacacacttgaCCTACGTGGTTCACAAGGACGATACGGATCAATTTATACATGATCACGGTTGAAATACAGAACCGGCATCAAACCGGGTGGTTTATCTTTAAAAACACGGCTCATCCTGTTCAAGATTCAAACACCCAGCTTCAATattaaaactaaaaaataatatgtataaatgtatataaaatgtCATCACAGCTGTTTAAATTAATACAAAGAACAGGTGTCATAAAAAAGTAGGCAATAAACTCAAAAAAAAGGTGAGTATTAACTGGTTTCCTGAGAAATTCAGTTGTACTATAATACTTATAGCTGTCACGGCAGAAATAAAGTTAAATAttgaaaagaagggaaaatacagaaaaaaatgagTTTAACAAGCCTGTGACAAAACCTACACAATATACTAACACTTTACTTGCAACCCACACATTTTATATTCTGCTTCGCCACAGCTAATATTTTTCTGGAGTCGTGAAGGAAAAACTCACAAAACGTTGATTGTCTGAATGTGACACGTATTGCTGTCATATTCTCTGTGCAATTCAAAACTCACCAGGTGTCACTTAAAGGTATAAAACAATTCATTACTGAGCAGATACGCGTTTGGTCTTGTGGCTTGCGGTCACTCAGCTGCCATACGggaaaaaatatacaaaaacgCACTGTGCATCCATCAGGGGGGGGAATATTTGCTTTAGCCTAAGTGGAACTTCTGGGAAAGGTGCCGTAGTGCAAAAGCAGTTTCTAGGATCATTTCCTCTATTGAAATTCTCACGATTACAGTAGTAAAACAAGCAAATGGGGAAAAAGTAATGCCAATTCACAAAGGAAATCGTGTAGCTTAAATGAAAGCATTTATTGCACTGTGCAGCATAGTTGAGGCATGTTACTGAAACAGATGCCCCTAGCTTACAATACTTCTGTATTCTTCAGTCAAATAATGACACTGTTTATTGCTTCTATCCATGTTTTCTGATGTTTGGGTCtgtaggaaaagaaaaatagatttctttttaaatttttaaatcAGGGTAAACACAAAAACCCTCTCATGTGTTGCATTTCCTCAGGGCCAAGCATCAGTTTATTCCACATCAATAGCAACACTTTGctcagttataaaaaaaaaaaaaaaaaaaaaagaacggtCCAGAGAAGTTTCCCCAGTGCAAACAACCACGAAAACGCTtctctacaaataaacaaaatttaaaaggaaaagaaagaaaaataaacatctaATGAGGCTTTAATTCAAACATTTTTACTGCCTCGCAGGTGTGAATTTAGAGCCCGCTTCTAGTCAGAATTCAAAGATTAAAGTATAAAACACTGCTAAGCATCgactacaaaaataaaaacaagggttgaaatctctctctctctcacacacgcacacacacttaatTCTGAGCATTTTCAAAACAATGAACAGCACACCCAAACCCacgttttctcttctttctttttttctaaatcagCAGTACATTACAAAACTAGCAGAGTTAACCCTACACTCTGTGGTTTatgtacaaataaaattaacacCTCAAACGCACTGTAGTTAGGAAAGCAAAGAGACGCCAGATCCATCCCTTTGAGACTGCTGACGGCAGCCTCGGCTGACCTATGTTCAGGTGGTGATCAGTCACGGCGACGTGACAGACGGCAAGCGCGTCCTGCCGGGCCCACAGACGGCTGAGGCTTCGTGGCGGCTTGGACGCTGAAGGACGACGACGGTATCAACACACGACTGTGGAGATGTTCACCTCTGAAGACGCAACCACGAGGGTGAAACGCATAATCCACGATGATGACGGGAGAAGACAAACGTTAAGGCGACAAATCTGAAAATCCTTTCAAAAAATCATAAAACTCTCATCTCGTCTGTAAAACAAAAATCTATTCTTAACATTTACTTTCcctttttatgtaaaaaaaaaaaaaaagcaaaaaaaagagataTAGCTTGTTTTTGTGAGCGCATGATCTCAAATTGCTATCTACGGAAGAAAACAAAAGTtcaaatgtacataatctcatTTCACCGAGTCTAATATTTATCACTttaaacataattattttagatttaaaataacTCTTGGAGATGGGGTGCCATCTGCTCGGAGCAGGGGATTCCTGTAACGCCATTCATCGAGGTTAAAACAGAACATAGTAACAAGGTTGACGCATCATTACAGCGTCATAATAAACTAGCATGAGGCCAGAGGCTCAGAAAACTCATTTGCGGGTGTGTGATTTGTTGCCAACGACGCTCAGTAACCCAGACACACACAGGGTTCCCCGTCTAATAAGCACATCAAGCATTTCACAAAACCATCAACATTTGTTTCAGACATTTTATCAATATTAAGCGGCTTTCATGCTGTTGCCATCGCAGCGTTACTGTGTATAAACATCAAATTAACTTTCACGACTGATCTTATTTAAAGCCTCCTCATCTCTCGCCtcagatttgtttgttttgctccGTGCACGCGAGTACAATCGCATAAAAACAGTAAAGGCCATCAATTCAAACCAAACAGAGTTCTCGCTGTGAGGTATTCTGAAGAGATAGTTTACTAATGTACAAGAAATGAGTGACAATTGCTTCTCACGGATGATCTCAGGATCACGCACTCGAAGATCACAAGTAAGATCGCTGCAACGATTCAGCAACTCCTCCATCTCCACCACATTTGCATTTGTAACCTTGGTAACCCTTTTAGCTCAGCATGTGAGAACATCCTTGATACCATCCATGCATCAAATGATTGATGAAGAACTGATAAGAACATTCTCACCGATGCAGTGGTGCCGTAAAGAGCTAGAAGATTACCAGCTGGATgtcataattaattaattgttagCTAGAATAATTACACTCTCGAGGACTCCCCGTTTtctgattttgtatttcttgATTGATGTAATCAGAGTTATGTAACCTGGGCTTTTAGTGTGAATTTTGTAATCTGACATCAATATATGCCGGGTGCTTTTTGCGATAAAATCTTGATAAAACAGGAGCCTAACTGCAGATTAAATTGTAAACACATGATCCGGATCCCAATGGCACCGCTACATtattgccaaaaaaaaaacgagattaCTGGGTTCTGATGTAAAGGCCTGAGATGTCATttgtaaattaattaaaaaaaaaacaaccagcgGCCTGCAGAGTCAGCCTTTGGGTTCATGTTGCCCAGCCTTGCTGGCGCTGCCCTGCAGCAAGGCCGAGTCCTGCTCCAGGTTCCACTCGGGGACAGCATGAACGTACTTCCAGTGTCCTGACCAGCTTGTCAGCTTCTGTTTTACTCACACGCCTGTTCAAGCCTGTTCTTTATCAGCTTTCCACAGCTGCTCCTTGACCTCGGTGGGCAGCGTGTTGAACAGGTCCTCCTCGACCACCAGGCCAGTTCTCTTCAGCTGCCGGCACTCGCCCAGCTCCACGGGCAGACACTCCAGCCGGTTTCCCCGCAGCTCTAGCTGCGTCAGTGCAGTCAGCTCTCCGAAACGGGACGGCAGAGACTGCAAGCAATTGTTCCCCAAGTTTAAAGTGCGAAGCTTCTTGCACTGGAAGAGCTCGTTCGGCAGGCTCTCGATCTTTGTGACGGGGAAAAATGGAAAGAACATAATGCGCAAATGTTAATTTACAGCAGCAGACAAAGCCTGAATGATGAAATCCAATGTACAAGAAACaaagactgcgtttacatgcactcaataacccttttaaaacgcgaatattggcaataacccgaatttgcacggccatgtaaaccccaataacccctttgaacccgaatttgctcatattccggtttttaaaaacctgaatatgacccctgggttactccttttaaaacccgaatattgggtcatgtaaacgccaaacggaatatcccgatcaaacggaacatgaatttgttttctgcgcatgctctgttcacaaggaatcctggtcttttgagtccaggaagttcttataaacacggagaaacacaataCCACGTCACACTTtcggagtgaggaggagactaatcacataaatgtaatgaaggatatgaacattttggcatttgtagacggtagaaagtacggggatagcgagatttacaagaaggtgagcaaaaagttgcacgaagcagcatttgttttgaatttggataaaggaagaagaagcggaaatgacgctaattgcgtcatcacgttctccgcgcgtcgctgttttgatcgggatatcctgaatgattaattaccatgtaaacagggataaccccgttagctcacgcatggaaacggaatattccgaatgtttcagtaaccggaatattagcaacccaaattttgactgcatgtaaacgtagtcactgattcGCGTAGAAAACGGCGAGTTAAATACTCACCCTATTGGCCGTCACCGCCAGGTACTGAAGATTATAGAGGAAACCGATGTCAGTTGGAATGTAAGTGAGGTTGTTGTGGCTCAAGTCTAAGATGCGCAGCTTGCGGCAGTAAAACAACTGACTGGGAATCTTCTCAATCTTGTTTCTGTTTAGATACAACTTTTCCAGGTTGGTCAGAGTGCCAATCTGAATAGGAATATAGGCGATCTGGTTGTACCAGAGCTTCAGGCAGACTAGCCGGTGAAGGTGCTGGAAGCTGATGATCTCCTCAATAGTCTTCAGGTTGTTGTCCTTCAGATCGATCTCCTGCAGGTTGTGCAGACTGAAGATTGAATGCGGTATGCGCTCCAGATCGCAGCGAATGAGCTCCAGTTCTGTGAGGTTCACCATCTTTTTCAGACTGTTGAGCACCATCAGCTTAGTGCCTTCATTATTAATAGAAAGCTTCTGGAGGTGCAAGCCCACATCGGTCACCACTTGAGGTAGCTTGGTGAGATTGCTCTTCAGACGGAGAACTTTGAGCCTCTTGAGCTCCCGGAGCCCGTCGATGACGATGAAGCGGTTGTTTTCAGCGCTGAGATTCCCCGTCAGATGGAGCTCACTGAGATTCTTCAAACTGTAGATCCATAAAGGGATTTCTTTGATATCCGTGAACTTGATGTGCAGTGACTTCAGGTTTTCACGCAAAAAAGCCAAAGCTGGGGCTTCGATTTTGGCTGGAGTGTGATAAAGCCACATCTCGCGCAGGTTGACCAGCTGGGCGATGATGGGTGGAATAGTCACGTCGGGTATGAGCTCCAGTTTCAAGACCTCCAGCTCCATCAGATCAAACACTGTATCGGGAATGCCGCTCAACATGAAGAGGTGCAACTCCAACTTCTCCTGAGAGTTCTTGGTGATCCTCTGCCGGAGCTTATCAAGCGTCCACTCGTTGTTGAGGTTGAGCTGCCTCAGCTTATTTTCACTGACCTCTGAGAGGAACACGGCAAAGCGTTTAGAGTACAGAGGGTCATACTGATCTATCATGTGCAACATGAACGCAAAGTCATTCTTCACATCAGGGATGTCACTGTAGCTGCTCTCCTCACGAATCGACTCAAAGGAGTACTTCTTTAGCGAGCGCCGCAGCATCCAGCAGAGCGTGTACATGCAGATCAAACCATACACCACTACTAGACTTATGTAGAAGCAGGCTAGGATTTTAAAAAGTGTAGCCAGCGGGTGAGCGCAGCGGTAAACTCTGTAGCCAGTCAGGCTCTCTATATTTACAGAACAGTCCACACTGAATTTAATGTCGTGCACATAATACCCTGTGTAGCATATTATCAAAATGAACTTGATTACTTTGATGATGGTCTGACGAATGTACAGTCTGTATACAATGTCTCCTTCTTCCACGTGAATACGAaactttttcactttttcaaaCAAGGCTTTTGCTTGTTCGCCCTCCTTCTTGTCCAAGACTCCCGTTTCTGTTCTATCCACAATGCCCTGCTCAAAGCGCGTCTTTGTCCTTTGCAGCATTGGAACACTTGCTTCGACGTCCTCGCTTATCACAGACTCTTTATGGTCCATGATGGATCCGTTCATTTTCATGGGTTTTGGATCACTTTCTTCGACCACGGTCTCCGACAGAGCCCTCGTTGTCCAGGGAGAGTCAAAGCATTTCAGCAGAATGGATACAAAGTGCTCTAGCTTGGAACTAGTCCGAGGAAACTTAAACCAGAAGTTGCTGCAAGCTAAAAAAATAAGGGTGTGTAGTAATACTAGGTAGGGGAAATACTTGGCAAACCAGTGCAATCTATTTTCATAGCACACGGCATCAACATAGTTGTACTGGTGGCGGTCCAGATCATACTGGATCCCTTTGGGTTCCAAGAACAATGATGTGGAAAAGTTGGGGGTGAAATTTTTCCTGCAGGTGTCATTGACGACCCATTTGCAGGGAAGGCAGATCATCTTGTCCTGGGTGATCTGCAGCGTCCCCCCGAACACGGAAATCATGAGCATGACAATGGAGATGTAGTCGGTGAACACATCCCACCATGGTTTCAGGATGCGGTATGCTGGCTGTGTGTCCACAAAGTACCGCAGCTCAGTGATGGGGATCATGGCTTATCTGTGAGGGGAAAAACacaaatgaagacaaaaataacACAAGCATCAACTGCACAAAtttgaaaaatataataataaaaatgtttcttccAATGTCTGAATCACCAAACAAAATCATACCAACAGGTTCATGTCAACTCAGAAGCTCATACATTGGATGATTTCCGATATTCATGTTAAATTCTTCCCAGAATAAGGATATTGAAAGTGTACCAAAGCATTTCTTGTTTGACTTAATTCAGAGGGCTACCATTTTATAGAATGGTTTTGAATTCAAAAAGATGCCATGATGTAGCCATTAAGAAGTCTAAAAAACTAGAATACCCAGAGAAAACCGAGGTAAGCATAGGGGAGGGCACACAGGAAGTCCACACAGGAAGGTCctagctgggatttgaaccagcAACCTCCTACCTGTGAGGCAACGGTCCTAACCACCATACAGGAGCAGATCAGTCATAAACACTAATCAACCAACTGTATTAGCGTTGAAGTCATTACATTTCAATGTATAAACATACTGCTACATTTCCCTGTTGTTATCCTAAGAAAGATAAATGTCAAACTAATGCAATTTTAATCTCTTTTCCCCCATGTCCTCCCATCGCTGTGGTTTAATGGCACTTAAGCAGAGAAGATTGTGCCAAGTGTTTTTTCCGAAGGTGCTCACCTTCTGATCAAATGCATTTTGACATCCAGGACTGACATAATGTTGTACCTTTACATGCCCAACTGTACAATAACGCTGTAAGCGCCATGTATAGCTTATAGTTTAACTTATAGTAATGACTTATAAACTTATAGTCGGCACATTACgagtcaaattaaaaaaacagcccAATATCTAAAAGACAGACATACAAAGACAGATGTATATAGGTTATTCAAATTATTTATTCCCTACGTTTTTCTACTTTGCTTAGAACACAGATTTTTAATTGTGGAATAAATTATAATGTCATTAAATGCCGAATGCCAATAAATgaattctcttttttcttgAGGTATACTTTGAAAAATTAAACCCCTTATGGCACTTAAGCTTTAATAATGATgtaaaaaatgctcaaaaaggCAGACGTTGATCCCAATTATTTACACAATACTTAATCATCTGCAGAATTCTAATAAGGAAAAGAGTTTGATAAAGCTAATTAACATTCTTTTAAATATTATGAACATCTCTTTAACTCCTGTTTTGAGCCAAACCTGCACATCTGTAGCACATCTCTGGATTAACCTTAGCGggttttttcttgttatttcatacatgcttttacatttgtttttcatCCAACTTATAAGAAAATTATTACTACAATTGTAAAATAAACGTATAAAACCCATAATTAATTTTCTGATCAACTGCTAAAGTTAAATACCAAACATGCAAGTTTGATTTACACTGGCGTGAAATACAGCCAActcataaataataagaaaagagaagataacAAATGTGTAATGTGAACTGAAAGAATAAAGACACCCTTCATACACATGAAAAACTGTTTTACTTACAAATCCAAACTGTAAAGCTGAGTGACGCCATTCACAAACTGTCCAGAGCAATCGACGACTGCTCTCCTTGATCTCCACTGTTATGAGAGCAGATACAGTCCCTCACATCAACCTCTTGCCTTGTGCAACTGCACCACACCCAATACAACAACCCAGACCAGTCACTTTTCTAAAGATGATGTTCCGTTTTGGCTTGTTTAACCCAAACAACACACGCTCCAAAGGAGCCACCTTGCTCCCCTGCTCTCTATTCTTAGCCATTTCCGTTAATAATACCCAGAGTATTGTCTGTGGGGGCCTTGAGAAGCACCTCCCTCAACCTTCAGGAAGGGATCCTGTTTACCTTACAGATGCTTCTGTCTCCAACCAATGTCTCTCTGGAATACTCTGTCTTCACCTTTTGCACTCCTTCCCAAAAAACACacccccacccacacacacacacaaaggatAAAGAGTTGGCATTCATCACAGCTTGGACTTTGTAAGGAAACTGTAAAGTTAAGGGGGTTAGACACCTTGGCTGATGCTCAGCCAAATACGGAAACATATACAATACATAGGCTTCAGTTCTGATAAATGTTTACACACCTAGCAACATGTCCAGCACAGACgcttggatggatagatgatgtaGCAGCACCAGCTTCACCCAGTTAGAAAAATACTGGCCACTTTGGGAGTTATTATCTGTGCTTCAGCTCCCGATGAGGTCCCAGGCTGCCCTCCCAGTGTCTGTAAATCCAACAGTCCTCATGATCCTTAGGGCCTTTCATGACCATCAAATTGACCTGGAGATCTGAAAGAGACATTCATGAGACTGAGTGAGGCTCCTGCTGCTGTCCGGTTGATCTGATTATGACATGGACCAGTAAAGCTATTAAAGACAGTTATCTGCAAGCAGGTAAAACTACAATCCAATTTGCATGCCATGATTTTAAAGTGCTGAGCTTTCCTTGCCAAGAGCAATCGCAGATTGTGCTGGTTAAATGTTGCACTGGCTGGCTGCATGGTTGATGACGTGATGACAGTTTTAAAAGTTAATGCAGAGTGACGTTTTCCTGCATAACATCACATAACGAGACGCACAACTTAGCAGAAGCACGAAGGTATCTTTCAATTTTGTCCTGTTTGCAGATGAAACAAACCGGTTATGCTCTGGTAACGATCTTGAACAGCTGCTGGATACAGTGGAAACAGAGTTACACGTTTTGAAACTTTGGTTCAGTGTTAATAAATTGtcattaaatgtaaataaaactaaatatataatCTTTTGTAATCGTGAAGTCCATAAAATGGTTCAAATCAAGATAGATAAAATCGAAATAGAAAGAGTTTACGAGAATACATTTTTGGGAGTGGTCATTGACCATAAACTTTGTTGGAAACCGCATTGGTTatatcaaaaagaaaatatctAAGTCTATTGCTATTTTGTATAAGGCTAAATAATTTCTCAACACAAATGCATTACAAATACTATCATTCTCTCATACATTACTTACTGTGTGGAGATTTGGGGGAATTCATACAAAacaatcataaatccaattattttGCTCAAAAAAAGACCAATCAGTTTTCAACAGAGCTGATTATCAggaaccaacaaataaattatgtattaattgtcagATGCTCAAATGTAATGAACTTGTTGATTTCAAAATATCAGAGTTGATGTACAAAGCTTATAATAATCTGTTGCCGCACTGTATCCAGAAGCTGCTTCAGCAAAGACAAAGTGTATATGAACTGAGAGGAAGCTGTATGTTCACAAAAACAATGAACAGAACGGAAGTCAAACATAGATGTGTTTCAGTTTATGGGGTTAATCTGTAGAATGTTttggaaatggaaattaaagagTGCAGTACAtagcaaatatttaaaaaaatattgaagaatAAGATGCTGATTAATTGTGATAATATTATATGAGTGTTTATGTAAGTGTCAGAACTTAAATAGATAATAGGTCTATGGAGTATATTGAATGTTTTCAATCTACAAAAAGtaattgaaatgtttttcttttaattgatttactgcTCTGTATCAGTATATGTAGGAGCTGACAGAAATTGATTATAAAAgggttacattaacgtaaatactccaaccccgtaacatttgtacagactcacatccgacactttaaaaaccccatattgtacatttctgtctatactgttcatttctgtttatacattttatctgtcatctgtcatcctacgtcactttttgtaaagattcatatccggcactttttaatcctcatattgtacatttctgtttattcctTTATTGTATCTCTCagtttatctccatatatatttgtttgcttttata
This genomic interval carries:
- the lrrc8ab gene encoding volume-regulated anion channel subunit LRRC8A, whose product is MIPITELRYFVDTQPAYRILKPWWDVFTDYISIVMLMISVFGGTLQITQDKMICLPCKWVVNDTCRKNFTPNFSTSLFLEPKGIQYDLDRHQYNYVDAVCYENRLHWFAKYFPYLVLLHTLIFLACSNFWFKFPRTSSKLEHFVSILLKCFDSPWTTRALSETVVEESDPKPMKMNGSIMDHKESVISEDVEASVPMLQRTKTRFEQGIVDRTETGVLDKKEGEQAKALFEKVKKFRIHVEEGDIVYRLYIRQTIIKVIKFILIICYTGYYVHDIKFSVDCSVNIESLTGYRVYRCAHPLATLFKILACFYISLVVVYGLICMYTLCWMLRRSLKKYSFESIREESSYSDIPDVKNDFAFMLHMIDQYDPLYSKRFAVFLSEVSENKLRQLNLNNEWTLDKLRQRITKNSQEKLELHLFMLSGIPDTVFDLMELEVLKLELIPDVTIPPIIAQLVNLREMWLYHTPAKIEAPALAFLRENLKSLHIKFTDIKEIPLWIYSLKNLSELHLTGNLSAENNRFIVIDGLRELKRLKVLRLKSNLTKLPQVVTDVGLHLQKLSINNEGTKLMVLNSLKKMVNLTELELIRCDLERIPHSIFSLHNLQEIDLKDNNLKTIEEIISFQHLHRLVCLKLWYNQIAYIPIQIGTLTNLEKLYLNRNKIEKIPSQLFYCRKLRILDLSHNNLTYIPTDIGFLYNLQYLAVTANRIESLPNELFQCKKLRTLNLGNNCLQSLPSRFGELTALTQLELRGNRLECLPVELGECRQLKRTGLVVEEDLFNTLPTEVKEQLWKADKEQA